DNA sequence from the Desulfovibrio sp. ZJ209 genome:
CCACGCCGGCCACGCCCGAGGCCGAGGCGATGCGCCGCCCGGCGAGCAGGGCCCGCTCCACGAGCAGGGTCTTGGTGTCCGCCGCGTCCAGCGCTTCCACCCAGAGGGGGCAGGCGGGGAGCAGCGCGGGCAGCGTGGCCTCGTCGAGGCGCGCGTTGACGAGCTCGAGGCGGATGTGCGGGTTCAGCTCGCGCAGGAGTTCCCCAAGTGCCTCCACCTTGGGCCGCCCCACGTGGCGCGGCCAGAACTGCTGGCGGTTGAGGTTGGAGGCGTCCACCACGTCGTGGTCGATGACGAGCATGTCTTCCACGCCCGAGCGCGCGAGCATGAGCGCCACGTTGGAGCCGAGGCCCCCGGCCCCGGCGATGCCCACGCGCGCGGCCGCAAGCCGGGCGAGCTCGTCCGGCGAGAAATAGCGCGCAAGCCCTTCGCGCAGGGTATTGGCATTGCCGCCCGCTTGCCGGCCGTCAGTCCCGCTCATGCCGCCGGGTCTTCCCAGTCCTTGAGCACGGGCTGGTAGCCGTGGGCCGCGAGGTCGGCCATCATCTGCTCGAGGCTGCGGTGGTCGGTGATCTCGAACTGGCCGGGATTGTGCAGGTCCTCGGTGGCGCGGCCGCCCACGGCCGTGGACACGCCCGCCGAGACGCGCGTGACGCCCAGCGGCACGAGATGGTCGCGCATGAAGGCGCTCTCGCGGCTCGAGCAGGTGATACCCGCGCGCGGCAAAAAGCAGCGCAGGGCCGTCACATACTGGGCGAGCTCGCGGTCCGTGACGCCGTGCGTCACCTCGAATTCCCCCTCGTGCGGGCAGATGCGCGGGATGGACACGCTCACCTCCACCCCGGGGAAGTGCCGCTGGAGCCACCACGCGTGCAGCCCCGTGGCGAAGGCGTCCTGCTCGAAGGCGTCCAGCCCGAGGAGCGCGCCCACGCCGAGCGAGCGCATGCCCGCGCGCGCGGCCCGCTCCGGCGCGGCCAGCCTGAAGGCGTAATCGCGCTTGGGGCCGGCCGGGTGCAGCCAGGCGTAGAGCTCGGGGTTGTAGGTCTCCTGGAACATGGTCATGGAGTCCACGCCCGCTTCCACCAGCATGCGGTAGTTCTCCTCGGTCTGGGAATAGACCTCGATGCCCACCGAGGCGAAGCGCGGCTTGATGCGGCGCACCACGTCGGCGATATATTCCGGCGAGGAGACCTTGGGCGCGTCCCCCGTGAGCAGGAGGATGTGCTGGAAGCCCGCGTCCGCAATGGCGAAGGCCTCGGCCGCGGCCTCGTTCACGCTGAGGTGCCGGCGCGGCTGCTTGTTCTTCGCGTTGAATCCGCAGTAGCGGCACTGGTTGGTGCAGACATCCGAAATATAGAGCGGCGTGAAGATGCTCACCGCGCGCCCGAAATAGCGCAGGGTGAGCTCGTGCGCCTTTTGCGCCATGGCCTCGAGATGTTCGGCCGCCGCCGGCGAGAGGAGGACGAGAAAATCCTCCGGCGAGAGCCAGTGCCGCGCGAGCTTGTCGAGCACTGCCGTGACATCCGCCGAGGTGGCGCGGGCGGCCGCCTCGCTGCGCCGGCCGGCCGGCCAGTTCTGCAAAAATTCCTGAAACGTTTCCATCATGCACCTGATGTTCTGGGAGATTATGATAACGGAAGCCGGCGAGAGCCCTTCCTTATGTCCGTCTGGAGCGAAGCGGAAGACGGGTGCTGCGACCGGATGGCGGCGCGAAGCGCCGTGCCCGTTGGCGAGCGAAGCGAGCCCTACGGGCATCGACAGCAGCGATGGTGCCGGAAGAATCCTAAAAATCTGTTTTTGACGGATAATTTCGGCATTACAGATGCAGCACAGCCCCACCAAGGCAGACGACACTCAGCGCAAAAAGCCCGTGAGCGGGGACGAGGCCTCGGCGCCCTCGCCGCGCTTCTTCACCGCGCCCGGGCCGGCCAGCCACGCGTCGCGCCCTGCCGCCACAGCCGCGCCGAAAGCCCGCGCCATGCGCACCGGTTCGCCCGAGGAGGCGATGGCCGTGTTCACAAGGCAGGCGGCCGCGCCCATCTCCATGGCCTCGCAGGCCTGGGAGGGCAGCCCGATGCCAGCGTCCACCACGATGGGGATGTCCAGCTCCTCGATGAGGATGGCGATCATCTCCCGGGTCTGGAGGCCCCGGTTGGTGCCGATGGGCGCGCCCAGCGGCATGACGGCCGCGGCGCCGGCGTCCACGCAGGCGCGGGCCACATAGAGGTCGGGATTGATATAGGGCAGCACCGTGAAGCCTTCGCCGGCCAGGATTTCCGTGGCCTTGGCCGTGCCGTAGCCGTCGGGGAGCAGGTGGCGCGTGTCCGAGATGACCTCGATCTTGATCCAGTCGCCGCAGCCAGCGGCCCGTGCCAGATGCGCGAGGCGCACGGCCTCTTCCGCGGTGCGGGCGCCCGAGGTGTTGGGCAGAAGGCGCATGTGCGGCGGGATGTGCCCCATGACGCCCTTCTGGCCCGGCTCCACGCGGCGCATGGCCACGGTGATGACCTCCGCGCCGCTGGCATCGGCCACGGCGGGGATGAGGGCGTCGTCACCGTATTTGCCGGTGCCGATAAACAGGCGGCTGTTCAGGGTCACGCCGCCGATGACCAGGGGATCGTCCCGCATAGTGCCTCCGCCGCCCAAGGCGGCGTCTCCAGAATGTGCGTTGGGTGAGGGGAAGAACAGGATCCAGATACCGGACGGGAAAGCGGCCCCGCGCGGGGCCGGGGCGCGGGCCTAGCCGCCGCCCACGAACTGGACGATCTCGACCGTATCGCCGTCGGCGAGGGCGCGGGCGGCGAACTCCGCCGCGGGGACGATCTCGCCGTTGAGCTCCACGACCACGGCTTTTGGCGCGTGGCCGCGCGCCTCGAGCAGGGCGAGCACGGTGGAAAAGTCCCCTTTTTCGGGCGCGCCGTTGATGATGAGTTCCATGCTGTCTCCCGGGTTCCGGGCTTGCGGCGGGACCGCCGCCCGAAACGCCATTCTAAGCCTTGGCACGGGGGATTGCAAGCGGCCCCCGGAGCGGCGGACGCCCGGGAGGGCCGGTCTCAACGCCTGAGCACGGCGAGGCGGAAGCGCACAACGAGCTCGGCGAGCTCGCGCCGCGTGAGCCCGAGCAGGCCGGGCGCCAAAAGGCAGAGGCCGCCGGTGAGGAAGGTGTAGACCACCCCGGAGAGGACGAAGCGGGCGATGCCGTCCAGCGGGCCGCCCCCGGTGCCACCGAGCAGCGCCGCCAGCGAAGACGTGGCCTCGCGCGCGCCGAAGGCCAGCGCCAGCAGGGC
Encoded proteins:
- the thiH gene encoding 2-iminoacetate synthase ThiH, which gives rise to METFQEFLQNWPAGRRSEAAARATSADVTAVLDKLARHWLSPEDFLVLLSPAAAEHLEAMAQKAHELTLRYFGRAVSIFTPLYISDVCTNQCRYCGFNAKNKQPRRHLSVNEAAAEAFAIADAGFQHILLLTGDAPKVSSPEYIADVVRRIKPRFASVGIEVYSQTEENYRMLVEAGVDSMTMFQETYNPELYAWLHPAGPKRDYAFRLAAPERAARAGMRSLGVGALLGLDAFEQDAFATGLHAWWLQRHFPGVEVSVSIPRICPHEGEFEVTHGVTDRELAQYVTALRCFLPRAGITCSSRESAFMRDHLVPLGVTRVSAGVSTAVGGRATEDLHNPGQFEITDHRSLEQMMADLAAHGYQPVLKDWEDPAA
- the thiS gene encoding sulfur carrier protein ThiS — encoded protein: MELIINGAPEKGDFSTVLALLEARGHAPKAVVVELNGEIVPAAEFAARALADGDTVEIVQFVGGG
- a CDS encoding thiazole synthase — encoded protein: MRDDPLVIGGVTLNSRLFIGTGKYGDDALIPAVADASGAEVITVAMRRVEPGQKGVMGHIPPHMRLLPNTSGARTAEEAVRLAHLARAAGCGDWIKIEVISDTRHLLPDGYGTAKATEILAGEGFTVLPYINPDLYVARACVDAGAAAVMPLGAPIGTNRGLQTREMIAILIEELDIPIVVDAGIGLPSQACEAMEMGAAACLVNTAIASSGEPVRMARAFGAAVAAGRDAWLAGPGAVKKRGEGAEASSPLTGFLR
- the thiF gene encoding sulfur carrier protein ThiS adenylyltransferase ThiF; this encodes MSGTDGRQAGGNANTLREGLARYFSPDELARLAAARVGIAGAGGLGSNVALMLARSGVEDMLVIDHDVVDASNLNRQQFWPRHVGRPKVEALGELLRELNPHIRLELVNARLDEATLPALLPACPLWVEALDAADTKTLLVERALLAGRRIASASGVAGVGGAPMRRRRLGNLVLVGDFATDVAEAPPLAPRVTQAAALLADAVLEWILS